The Triplophysa rosa linkage group LG25, Trosa_1v2, whole genome shotgun sequence genome window below encodes:
- the LOC130548553 gene encoding natural killer cell receptor 2B4-like: MQNMICVIVLLRLCLWHLNGVFGDEVKSVSVMEGHSVTLHTDTELHTHDVMEWMFGVQSPDEIIAEINREVNITSFINERLKNHVEIDAQTGSLIITNITTQHTGRYQLEIIRKPSVLIRHFNLTVYARLPVPVISRDSSQCSSSSSSSCCCVLCSVVNVSHDVSVSWYKGKSLLSSISVSDLNIRLSLPLEVEYQDTNTYRCVVNNPITNHTQHLHITQLCHTSAENTQTHNNRKCAVDDDVVYAGVMRR; this comes from the exons ATGCAGAATATGATTTGTGTGATAGTTTTGCTACGTTTATGTCTTTGGCATCTGAACG gtgtgtttggtgatgaagtgaagtcagtgtcagtgatggagggacattctGTTACTCTACACACTGATACTGAACTACACACACATGATGTGATGGAGTGGATGTTTGGTGTTCAGAGTCCAGATGAGATTATAGCTGAAATCAACAGAGAAGTCAATAtaacatcatttattaatgagAGATTGAAGAATCATGTAGAGATAGATGctcagactggatctctcatcatcacaaacatcacaactcAACACACTGGACGCTATCAACTAGAGATCATCAGAAAACCTTCTGTCCTCATCAGACACTTCAATCTGACTGTCTATG cTCGTCTGCCTGTTCCCGTCATCTCCAGAGACTCTTCTCAatgttcttcatcatcttcatcatcatgttgttgtgtgttgtgttcagtggtGAATGTGTCACATGATGTGAGCgtctcctggtacaaaggaaagagtttattgtccagcatcagtgtgtctgatctcaacatcagactctctctacctctggaggtggaatatcaggacacaaacacatacagatgtgtggtcaacaatcccatcacaaaccacacacaacatctacacatcactcaactctgtcacacGTCTGCAG aaaacacacagacacacaacaacAGG AAGTGTGCAGTGGATGATGATGTGGTGTATGCAGGAGTCATGAGAAGGTGA